A portion of the Rubritalea squalenifaciens DSM 18772 genome contains these proteins:
- a CDS encoding polysaccharide lyase family 8 super-sandwich domain-containing protein: MNKLTKYLLIPALTAGGYFSYPYLYPGDQASAPTQEEAEVTLRPQPPVQEFRLKSTASPVFREALPSTSGSWSKTGVKGFTQGRKVSDTHAYFVLNPDTEHSSSFGLFAVSGRPWDNFLSMSYNKDGSISFGGESGRGGRVGAHLKAELSPKPGDPFLLELHPNTKNVALLVNGQAAGAIPADMSANVFGANYPNRPSYKGQIGEVRFYDKGLTADQQEAERTLLSTYWQLPGSQEGAFQDGYRLEPAILTKKQTSAQSAGLTLQSPHDIDQAIFIAASESTPPVIEGLPRSITIAAGRSWNISSLENAALDLSFPADTLPAYYLGEHGFYSLLHRPDSQSDWKEISITRPTADGLVQFQLEQGPSGQYTLAISQGIPVKPSSAKILVAKQDQLIPGRAVNLKCSGSESGQELTLLDPETHAVWYQGKAADLDLSFTPLRKREIRLIAKYTGTSRVLGSKQELTLKIAPAADSLYPGLIAEIIKADKDTQLPLTAASFQSKASWPERYTSNLKQKDYPAYRTAESIHTPPLTDNTKQWFSRPDYFHSILPTLNMAQKREDMIANGAYVQYPLGDLVANRHARIHGSLLLEQAGEYHFLLKCNVPGSLTIAEQSVTDFAAISYTAQSPTTLPLELFVTTSKENPRLFCQFLWKKPGDSEFTSVPASALYHQVSPVREQALADATGQMSYRRFQFSKSSDDAAALKLIKSWELAKLSQDANSFTSAMKVLTKAYQSGKSLSANQNLAAKVFELVEARIQHIRKTPDQIKVKGFGKTDGRMMRAYEAALPFLSHCENVPGLQMRALDARGELAQYAISTCLNRSFFSEVHHGANDGYGDDHNLLVNFWRAARCLDDPYAWDAAACLQDSHFRYAAGRGEGLFTDGIFGFHHANGRHVHVDGYGANWFSRVCGGGRFHSPWGYTAEQYRRLTEYVRAFEWFFYHGTDAFVTNGRHNDHRGSNGVVNGFAARLLAVPKELPREEDRQELQALQKRIKDNPGNSITGNRFFYRALFTVHRRKDYYIDLKMISPMAGPPETFAGAIPWNMSFGDGVTTLMRSGQEYHDIHRNHYNGSYSAIRAAKQSGIKNVSEPSLWFYRQLPGTTQLDDEMHQPDRYRGGSGATAGGVSDGELGHNAFHFRNGRTGSDVRKFYAFTDDGMLVMNTGITTTRSKGVPADVTMRSTINQCDWRSDITVMDENGFQRTFKHDSTGEKLSLPLNRRYWVLHDGIGYLVLPTGNEAGAGKAGTLEIEFGIRTPLTPAPGYQLPEKAAQALIEQKFHQSRAKKIFQLSINHSQQVKDATCAYFVCMRGHQVNAAEWLKQPPLQILSNTPSLQAVMDTRDRTVQAFFREAGELKDSSANLLIASPTPCSVMWRPSKSSVTVQDPIAACTSDISKMTDTMKVTMGTGLHGIESKQDLTIPLSGMNDPDDRYRGKPETVTIH, translated from the coding sequence ATGAACAAGCTCACGAAATATCTACTCATCCCCGCGCTAACAGCTGGAGGCTACTTTTCCTACCCCTATCTCTACCCGGGCGATCAGGCCAGCGCTCCGACTCAAGAGGAAGCGGAAGTCACGCTCAGACCTCAGCCTCCGGTTCAGGAGTTCAGGCTAAAAAGCACGGCCAGCCCCGTTTTCCGTGAAGCCCTGCCATCAACTTCAGGCAGCTGGAGTAAGACAGGGGTGAAAGGCTTCACCCAGGGGAGAAAAGTCAGCGACACACACGCCTATTTCGTACTTAATCCTGACACGGAGCACAGCTCCAGCTTTGGCTTGTTCGCAGTCAGTGGCAGACCATGGGACAACTTCCTGAGCATGTCCTACAACAAGGACGGCAGCATCAGTTTCGGAGGCGAATCCGGACGAGGAGGTAGAGTAGGCGCTCACCTCAAAGCGGAACTCTCGCCCAAGCCTGGCGATCCCTTCCTGCTGGAACTGCATCCCAATACCAAGAATGTAGCCCTCTTGGTAAACGGACAGGCAGCCGGAGCGATACCGGCAGACATGTCAGCCAATGTGTTCGGCGCGAATTACCCCAATCGTCCTTCATACAAAGGTCAGATCGGGGAAGTACGTTTCTATGACAAGGGACTGACTGCGGACCAGCAAGAGGCTGAGCGCACACTCCTGTCCACGTACTGGCAGCTCCCAGGCAGCCAAGAAGGCGCCTTTCAAGACGGCTACCGCTTGGAGCCAGCGATCCTCACCAAGAAGCAAACGAGTGCGCAAAGTGCCGGGCTGACTCTGCAAAGCCCCCATGACATCGATCAGGCTATCTTCATCGCTGCTAGTGAATCTACTCCCCCTGTGATCGAGGGATTGCCCCGCTCCATCACCATCGCAGCGGGACGAAGCTGGAATATTAGTAGCCTGGAAAATGCCGCGCTCGATCTCAGTTTTCCTGCCGACACCTTGCCAGCTTATTACCTTGGCGAACATGGCTTCTACTCCTTGCTCCACCGTCCTGACAGCCAGTCAGACTGGAAGGAAATCTCTATCACCCGCCCGACTGCCGATGGGCTGGTTCAGTTCCAGTTAGAGCAAGGTCCAAGTGGCCAGTACACACTGGCGATCTCCCAAGGCATCCCGGTCAAACCTTCCAGCGCCAAGATTCTAGTGGCCAAGCAAGATCAACTCATCCCCGGCAGAGCGGTGAATTTGAAATGTAGCGGATCAGAGAGCGGGCAAGAACTCACCCTGTTAGACCCCGAGACCCATGCCGTCTGGTATCAGGGCAAAGCGGCAGATCTTGATCTATCCTTCACCCCGCTACGCAAACGAGAAATTCGGCTCATCGCCAAATACACCGGGACTTCCAGAGTCCTGGGCTCAAAACAAGAGCTGACACTCAAGATCGCCCCTGCGGCTGACTCTCTCTACCCAGGGCTCATCGCAGAGATCATCAAGGCAGACAAAGACACCCAGCTCCCACTCACCGCGGCTAGTTTCCAGAGTAAAGCCAGCTGGCCTGAACGCTATACAAGCAATCTCAAACAAAAAGATTACCCGGCATACCGTACTGCGGAGTCCATTCACACCCCGCCACTGACTGACAACACCAAGCAGTGGTTCAGTCGCCCTGACTATTTCCACAGCATCTTGCCGACACTCAATATGGCCCAAAAGCGCGAAGACATGATCGCCAATGGGGCCTACGTTCAGTATCCGCTGGGCGATCTCGTAGCCAACAGGCACGCACGCATTCACGGCTCGCTACTCTTGGAGCAAGCCGGTGAATATCATTTTCTCCTGAAATGCAATGTACCCGGCAGCTTGACCATCGCTGAACAGTCTGTGACAGATTTTGCAGCCATTTCCTACACCGCACAGAGCCCGACTACCCTGCCTCTGGAGCTTTTCGTGACCACCTCTAAGGAGAATCCAAGGTTATTCTGTCAGTTCCTCTGGAAGAAACCCGGCGACTCGGAATTCACCTCCGTCCCAGCCTCTGCGCTCTACCATCAGGTCTCGCCAGTTCGCGAACAGGCTCTCGCGGACGCGACCGGGCAAATGAGCTACCGCCGATTCCAATTCAGCAAAAGCTCAGATGATGCAGCCGCACTCAAACTGATCAAATCATGGGAACTAGCGAAGCTCAGCCAGGACGCGAACAGTTTTACCTCGGCAATGAAGGTACTCACCAAAGCCTACCAGAGCGGCAAGTCCCTCTCTGCCAACCAAAACTTGGCTGCAAAGGTGTTTGAGCTGGTCGAGGCCCGCATCCAGCACATTCGCAAGACGCCAGACCAGATAAAGGTCAAGGGCTTCGGCAAAACTGATGGCAGGATGATGCGCGCCTATGAGGCTGCTCTACCATTTCTGAGTCACTGTGAAAATGTACCCGGCCTACAAATGCGGGCGCTGGATGCGCGCGGGGAGTTGGCCCAGTATGCCATTTCCACCTGCTTGAACCGTTCCTTCTTCTCAGAAGTGCATCATGGAGCCAATGACGGCTACGGCGACGACCACAACCTACTGGTCAACTTCTGGCGTGCCGCGCGCTGTCTGGACGATCCTTATGCCTGGGATGCAGCCGCCTGTCTTCAGGACAGTCATTTCCGCTATGCCGCTGGACGAGGAGAAGGTCTCTTTACTGATGGCATCTTCGGCTTTCACCATGCCAATGGCCGTCACGTGCACGTCGACGGCTACGGAGCCAACTGGTTCTCACGTGTCTGTGGAGGGGGACGCTTCCATAGCCCTTGGGGATACACCGCTGAGCAGTATCGTCGACTCACCGAATACGTGAGGGCATTCGAGTGGTTTTTCTATCATGGCACGGACGCCTTCGTGACTAATGGCCGCCACAATGACCACCGGGGCAGCAATGGTGTGGTGAATGGTTTCGCCGCTCGTCTCTTGGCTGTGCCCAAAGAACTACCGCGAGAGGAAGACAGGCAAGAGCTTCAGGCCTTGCAAAAGCGCATCAAGGATAACCCCGGCAACTCCATCACAGGAAACCGCTTCTTCTATCGGGCCCTCTTCACGGTTCACCGCCGCAAGGATTACTACATCGATCTCAAGATGATCTCACCAATGGCCGGGCCACCGGAAACCTTCGCCGGAGCCATCCCTTGGAACATGTCTTTCGGTGATGGGGTCACCACACTGATGCGCAGCGGTCAGGAGTACCATGATATCCACCGCAATCATTACAACGGCTCTTACTCCGCCATTCGAGCAGCTAAACAATCAGGCATTAAAAACGTGAGTGAACCCAGCCTCTGGTTTTACCGCCAGCTTCCCGGAACCACTCAGCTGGATGACGAAATGCACCAGCCGGATCGCTACCGTGGTGGCTCTGGAGCCACTGCAGGGGGAGTTTCTGACGGCGAGCTGGGCCACAATGCCTTTCATTTTCGCAATGGCCGTACAGGCTCCGATGTCCGGAAGTTCTATGCCTTCACCGATGACGGCATGTTGGTCATGAATACGGGCATCACCACGACCAGAAGCAAAGGTGTGCCAGCAGATGTGACCATGCGCAGCACCATCAACCAGTGCGACTGGCGTAGCGACATCACCGTCATGGACGAAAACGGATTCCAGCGCACCTTCAAGCATGACAGCACGGGCGAGAAACTTAGCCTGCCACTCAACCGCCGTTACTGGGTACTGCACGATGGCATCGGCTATCTGGTTCTGCCCACCGGGAACGAAGCAGGTGCTGGCAAAGCAGGGACCCTAGAGATCGAGTTTGGAATCCGCACTCCGCTGACACCGGCCCCAGGCTATCAGCTCCCTGAGAAAGCAGCCCAGGCCCTGATCGAGCAGAAATTCCATCAGTCTCGCGCCAAGAAAATCTTCCAACTTTCCATCAACCATAGCCAGCAAGTGAAGGACGCCACCTGCGCTTACTTTGTCTGTATGCGTGGCCATCAGGTCAATGCTGCCGAGTGGCTAAAGCAGCCGCCGCTTCAAATTCTCTCTAACACTCCTTCACTGCAAGCTGTGATGGATACCCGTGACCGCACGGTACAGGCCTTCTTCCGTGAAGCCGGTGAGCTCAAAGACTCGTCCGCAAATCTACTCATTGCCTCCCCGACTCCATGCTCTGTGATGTGGCGTCCCAGTAAGTCGTCTGTCACCGTGCAGGATCCAATCGCGGCCTGTACAAGCGATATCTCCAAGATGACCGATACCATGAAAGTCACTATGGGAACAGGGCTCCACGGTATCGAATCCAAGCAGGATCTCACCATTCCTCTATCAGGCATGAACGATCCTGATGACCGCTACCGAGGAAAGCCAGAGACGGTCACCATTCACTAG
- a CDS encoding DUF5690 family protein: MTHSPTSRFDPRTLIAVAAAFVTYYCMYAFRKPFTVLDFEGSWLGGQTALKTAVVVSQLLGYTTAKFLGTRFCSGLHREKIFGALVGCIVSAMLSLVALPLLPGAWAVIALFWNGISLGMVFGMVMRPLEGRGNSEFLLAGLSCSFIIASGDVKSAGKNVLNSDWFAQTFGGNELWMPLATCALYFIPFLIAAFILSKTPLPSDADIAERSDRHAMDGKDRLAFVKNLAGILIPLAISYFLLTAFRDYRDNFQQDLLREAGATVKAGVFSAIERKVAITVLIVCSLLILIRSHLTALRVSLIFMALGLVLPASLIILRNQGWISALDWMTYIGVGAYLCYILVHCILFERLVALTRAKGNSVFAMMLFDGLGYIGPILLIGFGDKIGGESRLATFDAFTWVLAIFGGAALIYTNLILKKYTAKKAEENTAAAAAVATSTDCTSTQTT, encoded by the coding sequence ATGACGCATTCGCCCACCTCACGTTTTGACCCACGCACCTTGATTGCCGTCGCGGCAGCCTTTGTGACGTATTACTGCATGTATGCCTTCCGCAAGCCCTTTACCGTCCTGGACTTCGAGGGCAGCTGGCTTGGAGGCCAGACGGCTTTGAAAACGGCAGTCGTCGTGTCCCAGCTACTTGGCTACACCACGGCCAAGTTTCTCGGCACCCGATTCTGCTCCGGGCTGCACCGGGAGAAGATCTTTGGGGCCCTCGTAGGCTGTATTGTCAGCGCCATGCTCTCTTTGGTAGCCTTGCCCTTGCTTCCGGGTGCCTGGGCAGTCATCGCCCTTTTCTGGAACGGTATCTCACTGGGGATGGTCTTTGGCATGGTGATGCGCCCACTTGAGGGACGTGGAAACTCAGAGTTTCTGCTCGCCGGTCTCTCCTGCTCCTTCATCATCGCGAGCGGAGACGTCAAATCCGCAGGCAAGAATGTCCTCAATTCAGATTGGTTTGCCCAGACCTTTGGGGGCAACGAACTGTGGATGCCCTTAGCTACCTGCGCTCTCTACTTTATCCCTTTCTTGATTGCCGCCTTTATCCTTTCCAAAACCCCACTCCCATCGGATGCCGATATCGCCGAGCGTAGTGACCGTCATGCGATGGATGGGAAAGACCGTCTCGCTTTCGTTAAAAATCTCGCAGGCATCCTGATCCCGCTGGCCATCAGCTATTTTCTTCTGACCGCCTTTCGCGATTACCGGGACAACTTCCAGCAGGACTTACTACGTGAAGCCGGGGCTACAGTGAAAGCCGGAGTCTTCTCAGCGATCGAGCGCAAGGTCGCCATCACCGTCCTCATCGTTTGCTCCCTGCTGATCCTGATCCGCAGTCACCTGACAGCCCTGAGAGTCTCGCTCATCTTCATGGCTCTCGGCTTGGTCCTACCAGCCTCACTCATCATCCTGCGCAACCAGGGATGGATCTCCGCACTGGACTGGATGACCTACATCGGTGTTGGTGCCTATCTTTGCTATATCCTCGTGCACTGCATCCTGTTTGAACGCTTGGTGGCCCTGACCCGGGCGAAAGGAAACTCCGTTTTTGCGATGATGCTCTTCGATGGGCTCGGATACATCGGCCCTATTCTCCTCATCGGTTTCGGAGACAAGATCGGCGGTGAAAGCAGGCTAGCCACCTTTGATGCCTTTACTTGGGTTCTCGCTATCTTCGGTGGTGCGGCTCTGATTTACACCAATCTTATTCTGAAAAAATACACCGCCAAGAAAGCGGAGGAAAATACCGCAGCGGCGGCGGCCGTAGCTACGAGTACAGACTGCACCAGTACACAGACCACCTGA
- a CDS encoding cobalamin-dependent protein (Presence of a B(12) (cobalamin)-binding domain implies dependence on cobalamin itself, in one of its several forms, or in some unusual lineages, dependence on a cobalamin-like analog.), producing the protein MKEVLRPIRLLTAVPLCDGHDSAVTTVNEALIRQGFEVVYMGYHRAVEDMVRAAIQEDVAGLGISSYNGGHVEFFRDVVNQLRMVEGCDLGVFGGGGGTITRDDVKLMRADGVDEIFLAGTSFDEITQRLEELYGERELKMMPVSTDLGLAKTLTAVEYGLEGRAKPGSRGKARVIGFTGPGGVGKTTLIDEWIRGALLENENLRIGVLSHDPSSVRKGGLLGDRATMVYSQDDRVFIRSMATRGKQGGLSEASEECLRWMASEEAGFDYVLVETVGTGQEALPFEDSLVDTKVLVLHPEYGAALQLQKILMLEVADAVVVNKCDWRGAARALDEVGRKLSQRGVPLYATQASEHADEGVAKFRKEISHG; encoded by the coding sequence GTGAAAGAAGTCTTGAGGCCTATCCGCTTGCTAACCGCAGTCCCCCTGTGTGATGGACATGACAGCGCGGTGACCACGGTGAATGAAGCGCTGATCCGGCAAGGTTTTGAAGTGGTGTACATGGGCTACCACAGAGCTGTGGAGGATATGGTGCGGGCGGCCATCCAAGAGGATGTAGCGGGCCTGGGGATCTCCAGCTACAATGGTGGTCATGTGGAGTTCTTTCGGGATGTTGTCAATCAGCTCAGGATGGTAGAGGGATGCGATCTGGGAGTCTTCGGAGGAGGCGGGGGCACCATCACCCGTGACGACGTGAAGTTGATGAGGGCAGACGGTGTGGATGAGATTTTTCTCGCTGGGACGAGCTTTGACGAAATCACGCAGCGGCTGGAGGAACTCTATGGCGAGAGGGAGCTGAAGATGATGCCGGTCAGCACGGATCTTGGCTTGGCCAAGACCCTGACGGCGGTGGAGTATGGATTGGAAGGGAGAGCGAAGCCAGGATCGCGCGGAAAGGCCAGGGTGATCGGCTTCACAGGCCCTGGTGGTGTGGGCAAGACAACCTTGATCGATGAATGGATTCGAGGTGCCTTGTTAGAAAATGAGAATCTTCGTATCGGCGTTCTTTCCCACGATCCGAGTAGCGTACGTAAAGGTGGGCTGTTAGGGGATCGTGCTACGATGGTTTACAGTCAGGATGACCGGGTCTTTATTCGCAGTATGGCGACCCGAGGGAAGCAAGGGGGCTTAAGTGAAGCGAGTGAGGAATGCCTGCGCTGGATGGCAAGTGAGGAAGCGGGCTTTGATTATGTTCTCGTGGAAACCGTGGGCACGGGCCAGGAGGCCCTTCCTTTTGAGGATAGCTTGGTGGATACCAAAGTGCTGGTGCTGCATCCCGAATACGGAGCCGCGCTGCAGCTCCAGAAGATCCTTATGTTGGAGGTGGCGGATGCGGTGGTGGTGAACAAGTGTGACTGGCGCGGGGCAGCGAGAGCACTGGATGAAGTGGGAAGAAAGCTTAGTCAGCGCGGAGTGCCGCTTTATGCGACTCAGGCAAGCGAACATGCCGATGAAGGGGTGGCTAAATTCAGAAAGGAGATCAGCCATGGGTGA
- a CDS encoding methylmalonyl-CoA mutase family protein, which translates to MGDLKKVCQQLAAFNASVETRVKEVRENPEEAKVLLEKWREIQEAVPEVETPTGLKLPRLPLPLLDEPGAIARYLYGEGLPGEFPYLSSSYAEMYLDPMDPHEVPPEEPTRLFAGLGTAKDTNERFHFLTKNQRSHRMSTAFDGPTLYGMDSDEPGVFGKIGEGGVAIDTVEDMEVLFAGFDLAAASTSVSMTINGPAPTVMAMFVAAAKRRFGDGVVEKLRGTVQADILKEVQGQNEVLFPVQASLRFLLDMMEYSVMKIPRWYPVSISGYHISQAGATPVQQAAYTLSNGFAYAEMMRGRGIDVRDFAPRFSFFLDCGLDVEFMALARICRKIWAVGMRDVYGADQRGQKLKLHTQTSGRSLVAAEFKNNLTRTAVELLMAYMNATNSCHSNSADEPFTTPSEEYVKLASHAQSIMLEESGLFRHMMNGVSGSPGMKAVERAVEQAILEEFEEIDRLGGVLGAMEHRYQRSQIQASSHRYEQQIMENERRIIGLNRYAEGVEHPEPQLVRISNERKEEQVLRIQDFKKRNQDKAGPALERLGQVVRSDGNVFEELIDTVETCTLGQITKALQAEVGKFRPMM; encoded by the coding sequence ATGGGTGACTTGAAAAAAGTGTGCCAGCAACTAGCAGCATTTAATGCCTCGGTAGAAACCAGGGTCAAAGAGGTTCGTGAAAATCCCGAAGAGGCTAAGGTTTTGTTAGAAAAGTGGCGGGAGATTCAAGAGGCCGTACCAGAGGTAGAGACTCCGACAGGCCTGAAGTTGCCCCGGCTTCCTCTGCCGCTGCTCGACGAGCCGGGCGCCATTGCCCGATATCTTTACGGTGAGGGCCTGCCCGGGGAGTTCCCTTATCTCAGCTCCAGCTATGCGGAAATGTATCTGGATCCCATGGATCCTCACGAGGTGCCACCGGAGGAGCCGACCCGTCTCTTCGCTGGTCTGGGTACGGCGAAGGATACCAATGAGCGTTTCCACTTCCTGACTAAGAACCAGCGCAGTCACCGGATGAGTACCGCCTTTGATGGTCCTACGCTCTATGGCATGGATAGTGATGAGCCTGGCGTGTTTGGTAAAATAGGCGAAGGCGGGGTGGCCATTGATACCGTTGAAGACATGGAAGTGCTTTTTGCTGGATTTGATTTAGCTGCTGCTTCCACCTCGGTAAGTATGACCATCAATGGTCCGGCACCCACGGTCATGGCCATGTTTGTAGCTGCGGCGAAGCGTAGGTTTGGAGATGGGGTGGTGGAAAAGCTCAGAGGTACGGTGCAGGCAGACATCCTCAAAGAGGTGCAGGGGCAGAACGAGGTGCTTTTCCCTGTGCAAGCATCGCTGCGCTTCTTGTTGGATATGATGGAGTACAGCGTGATGAAAATCCCGCGCTGGTATCCGGTCAGTATCAGCGGCTATCATATTTCCCAGGCCGGAGCGACTCCGGTGCAGCAAGCCGCTTACACCTTATCCAACGGCTTTGCCTATGCCGAGATGATGCGGGGCAGAGGTATCGATGTGCGGGATTTTGCCCCGCGCTTTTCCTTCTTCCTGGATTGTGGACTGGATGTGGAATTCATGGCTCTAGCACGAATCTGCCGTAAAATCTGGGCTGTCGGGATGCGGGATGTCTACGGAGCGGATCAGCGCGGCCAAAAACTCAAACTACACACACAGACGAGTGGGCGTAGTCTGGTGGCTGCTGAGTTTAAAAACAATCTTACCCGGACTGCGGTGGAGTTGCTGATGGCCTACATGAATGCCACCAATTCCTGCCACAGCAACAGCGCGGATGAACCATTCACCACTCCCAGCGAGGAATACGTTAAGCTGGCCTCCCATGCTCAGTCGATCATGTTAGAAGAAAGTGGGTTGTTCCGTCACATGATGAATGGCGTCAGCGGATCCCCGGGGATGAAGGCGGTAGAGCGAGCCGTGGAGCAGGCTATTCTTGAGGAGTTTGAAGAGATCGACCGGCTAGGTGGGGTCTTAGGAGCGATGGAGCACCGCTACCAGCGCAGCCAGATTCAAGCGTCCTCCCACAGATATGAGCAGCAGATCATGGAGAATGAGCGCCGTATCATCGGCCTGAACCGCTACGCTGAAGGGGTAGAGCATCCGGAGCCACAGTTGGTCAGGATCTCCAATGAGCGTAAAGAAGAGCAGGTGCTCCGGATTCAAGATTTCAAAAAACGCAATCAAGATAAAGCTGGCCCGGCATTAGAGCGCCTCGGTCAAGTTGTCAGGAGCGATGGCAATGTCTTTGAGGAACTCATTGATACCGTAGAAACGTGTACCCTAGGGCAAATCACCAAAGCCTTGCAGGCAGAGGTGGGTAAATTTAGGCCGATGATGTAA
- a CDS encoding PDZ domain-containing protein: MKLLTLTLITLLTLNASSQEALQKNYDAILKELSADDYTVRSNAQTELEQLSLEHPKAAAQLLYRSYKDHPHPEIRQRSFGALRKLYKAKFTPPKRGYLGVRHDPDILKVDGNRINAVNILEVVQNSPASKAGLKNGDHITAVGDKDLTKTPIREISSAFSAAIKSHPAGSDVTITLYRGGEKMKVKATLGIYEDRFGITPDRQEEEFGLWLKSLEPKKK, from the coding sequence ATGAAGCTGCTGACCCTTACCCTTATCACCCTGCTGACTCTGAATGCCTCCTCACAGGAAGCATTACAAAAGAACTATGATGCCATCCTCAAGGAACTGTCCGCAGATGACTACACGGTCCGCAGTAATGCGCAGACGGAGCTAGAGCAACTCTCGCTCGAGCACCCAAAAGCCGCAGCCCAACTTCTCTACCGCAGCTACAAAGATCATCCACATCCAGAGATTCGTCAGCGTAGCTTCGGAGCACTGCGAAAGCTGTACAAAGCGAAATTTACGCCACCCAAGAGAGGATATCTGGGAGTGCGCCACGATCCGGATATTCTCAAGGTTGATGGCAACCGGATCAATGCAGTGAACATTCTGGAAGTTGTCCAGAATTCACCAGCCAGTAAAGCAGGACTCAAAAATGGCGACCACATCACCGCCGTTGGGGACAAAGACCTGACCAAAACCCCCATCCGCGAAATCTCCTCGGCATTCTCTGCGGCAATCAAATCCCATCCCGCCGGCTCAGACGTGACCATTACTCTGTACAGGGGCGGAGAGAAAATGAAGGTCAAGGCAACGCTGGGAATCTATGAAGACCGCTTTGGGATCACTCCAGACCGTCAAGAAGAAGAATTCGGCCTCTGGCTGAAATCCCTTGAGCCGAAGAAGAAGTAA
- a CDS encoding asparaginase domain-containing protein: MLILTTGGTIDKIYFDAKSEYEIGEPTITHIFQEVGATLPHEIISLMRKDSLEINDEDRALIRKNCVECQASQILITHGTDTMCETAAALQDIPGKTIVLTGALAPARFKITDAVFNVGTAIGAAQSKPPGVYIAMNGQIFEAGTVRKNREAGKFERI, translated from the coding sequence ATGCTCATTCTCACCACTGGCGGCACCATTGATAAAATCTACTTCGACGCGAAGTCAGAGTACGAAATTGGAGAACCCACCATCACGCACATTTTCCAGGAAGTCGGAGCCACGCTGCCACATGAGATCATTTCTCTGATGCGCAAGGACAGCTTGGAAATCAACGATGAGGACAGGGCCTTGATCCGCAAGAACTGTGTGGAGTGCCAGGCGAGCCAGATCCTGATCACCCATGGCACCGATACGATGTGTGAAACCGCAGCAGCCCTGCAAGACATACCGGGAAAAACCATCGTGCTAACAGGGGCACTGGCTCCAGCGCGCTTTAAAATCACCGATGCAGTCTTCAATGTAGGTACGGCTATTGGAGCGGCCCAGTCCAAGCCTCCGGGAGTTTACATTGCCATGAACGGGCAGATTTTTGAGGCGGGAACGGTAAGAAAAAACCGAGAAGCCGGAAAGTTTGAGCGCATTTAA